Proteins encoded within one genomic window of Ranitomeya variabilis isolate aRanVar5 chromosome 4, aRanVar5.hap1, whole genome shotgun sequence:
- the CROCC gene encoding rootletin isoform X4, with translation MQIRLEVHRGRALLGAQGAGTELTQLRRRAGLLPWLRALSAQVLGSREHKTLTVRGDSADPRPARLPARIREIVTRNLSPPPDTDMSSLLSLQEENRILQQELSRVEDLLAQSRAERDELAIKYNAISERLEQNLRLETGERERDSLETRSLAQQNVELRRRLEEEQAAYKRKLQAYQEGQQRQAQLVQKLQAKVLQYKKRCGEVEQQLLERSTELEQERLSSRLEMTDSRLRQEEESSNELESALIRLEEEQQRSASLTQVNVMLREQLDQANTANQALSEDLRKLTSDWSKARDELEQKESEWRREEESFNSYFSNEHSRLLSLWRQVVGFRRHFSEMKTMTERDLSAMQKQLSQSCRSLHASCLSVSSSLRLAESSGVVERQALQMAQLDEHLKDKVRDMIQLQAACDAEKAELSARAAEMKKTIERLQSDSRDKELTIRQLQEQERSRVDERVTLVGEEVEALRCERETLQETLRELTQAVLSDADSGLQLSTSEKTFELLDSEGPGLSLRGLSSSLRTSSPIRRPSPNRSSSPRRSLSPAFRDSALSAVHSALQRRQLLIQELRGRLEAGQETVGTLRKQLSDGENDRRVLEQKITQLQKDLDSSTMSKDDAELTLSRLRSNLEQLNSDRTALERSVHNLQDQLETQRQEAEKLQLANSDLQRQRDLLQEEKDDLCQDLDRAKREVDRGNKSQELLDVRLSDLRKELVWVKEVLHQSNLEKEVLETEKTDIAQALSKAEIHRAELELALNRQRTEEACVRDALSKMSALNESLAQDKTELNRVIAQLEQQRSSLQGQKHEVEQEKASIRDELVRLEQEKLELDSERYGLDNSLQAMEQSREKLLQEQQVLRKDRANVQEQLGQLSRQRNVLSEDLVQSRREVELQSESLLRASREKEALMKEKGSLVVQLTASERENRAQAEEMAALRSEKEALETALFDVQQQLAHITHRREQLEGEAQGLRLAKEALQVEASAAQRLMEAEIVKLEQDKEAMSQKLLCIEEEAKITLKSREKAHEDDVERLLQEKDAVRLELQAEKEELLRRLTQEREELLARYETEREELSEEIAVLQQERDDGLLQAESEKQQALSLKESEKVTLSEKLGSAHSTMAALTLEMERHKRESQARQEQERNAIVALNSELKTLRVQYEESLASHERELKTLHEQIRELGRQRESALREVDELKTQLCVVEDARDAVRRELIESHRRVRENQEAAELHKKEVLELRRSLNDESKEKEAVQRSNEELRGAVRRAESERISLKRSNEEKVQRCSVLEESRAASEKDSADLRSSLREVERSRLEARRELQDLRRQLKVLDDEGAQRGRDLAEVQARLSLCEQREEEARRDGFTLKQKLMETESGRDAARKELSALQRKLSEVEGDFSLRERELQGNLEEARGNEKKLLDNSRNLEIKLLASQEEAVQLGLRLSASEGRVHGLEAELSRLEGLKRELEFKLGSVHSALRRTLGIGRTGRTPSPAVRGRSGSPKRTFSPLKGYDNTYTTTTDGRGSPIPRTGSPERSKTPERATSPTRGEPLTADIDPEVIRGALRDFLQELRDTQRERDDLRTQAGAAARQMVEMEAEKDGATTRVQQLQKVLSEVEEGKRATDGKLSNVQTTLILQEESLQRYDRERKMALEKVASLERSLQAAESEQRVAQEKVNKMKTNEAKLDGDKRRLKEVLDAAENRNTKLELSRRRLEGELQRVRLVLADREAEMQETQQQIEGLQRQVSDSEVKVGSLQMCVDRLNMTLGRVQDSENSLKEKVQSLSAALSESVSSSSSSQKKMGQLQKMVTTSDHERRILQERLEAARLTVADGKKQNAGLIEQMQELKDKMADGELRRTELEGQVRHLQELLRQHQECDGVSVRNLQKLQEERDVLQERLCGLQRAVAQLEGEKREMERSSLRLEKDKSALKKMLDKAQIADMEQTHSQSLMEAAARHRQELQVEIERLRSAQTQAERTLDAREKAHRQRIRGLEEQISTLKEQLQQELRRGQSHYAPPLLSGK, from the exons atgcaaatcaggctggaggTGCACAGGGGGCGGGCACTGCTGGGTGCACAGGGGGCGGGGACTGAACTGACACAACTCAGGCGCAGGGCCGGGCTGCTGCCATGGTTACGG GCGCTCTCCGCCCAGGTGCTCGGATCCCGGGAACACAAGACCCTCACAGTCCGCGGAGACTCTGCAGACCCCCGACCTGCCCGTCTGCCGGCGCGAATCCGAGAGATCGTCACCCGGAACCTGAGCCCTCCGCCGGACACTG ACATGTCGTCACTTCTGTCTCTACAAGAGGAGAACCGCATCCTGCAACAGGAGCTGTCGCGGGTGGAGGACCTGCTGGCGCAGAGCCGGGCGGAGCGGGACGAGCTCGCCATCAAATACAACGCCATCAGCGAGCGG CTGGAGCAGAACCTACGGCTGGAGACCGGCGAGCGCGAAAGAGATTCCCTGGAGACGCGGAGCCTGGCGCAGCAGAATGTGGAGCTGCGGCGGCGACTGGAGGAGGAGCAGGCGGCGTACAAGCGTAAGCTCCAGGCCTATCAGGAGGGGCAGCAGCGGCAGGCCCAGCTCGTACAGAAGCTCCAGGCCAAG GTCCTGCAGTACAAGAAACGGTGCGGAGAGGTGGAACAGCAGCTTCTAGAACGTTCCACGGAGCTGGAGCAGGAACGTCTGAGC AGCCGCCTGGAGATGACGGACTCGCGGCTGCGGCAGGAGGAGGAGAGCAGCAATGAGCTGGAGAGCGCTCTGATCCGCCTGGAGGAGGAGCAGCAGAG AAGCGCCAGCCTGACCCAGGTGAACGTGATGCTGCGCGAGCAGCTGGACCAGGCCAACACCGCCAACCAGGCGCTGAGTGAGGACCTGCGCAAACTGACGTCCGACTGGTCCAAAGCCCGTGACGAGCTGGAGCAGAAGGAGAGCGAGTGGAGGCGCGAGGAGGAG TCCTTTAACTCCTACTTCAGCAATGAGCACAGTCGTCTGCTGTCGCTGTGGAGACAGGTTGTCGGCTTCAGGAGACACTTCAGTGAGATGAAGACCATGACGGAGAG GGACCTGTCGGCGATGCAGAAGCAGCTGTCGCAGTCCTGTCGCTCGCTGCATGCCTCCTGCCTGAGCGTGAGCAGCTCCCTGCGTCTGGCGGAGAGCAGCGGTGTGGTGGAGAGACAGGCGCTACAGATGGCCCAGCTGGACGAGCACCTCAAGGACAAAGTGCGGGACATGATCCAGCTGCAAGCAGCGTGCGACGCCGAGAAAGCCGAGCTCAGCGCGAG GGCAGCAGAGATGAAGAAGACGATTGAGCGGCTGCAGAGCGACAGCAGAGACAAGGAGCTGACGATCCGACAGCTGCAAGAGCAG GAGAGGAGTCGGGTGGACGAGCGAGTGACGCTGGTAGGAGAAGAGGTGGAAGCGCTGAGGTGTGAGAGGGAGACGCTGCAGGAGACGCTGCGGGAGCTGACGCAG GCCGTCCTCAGTGATGCAGACAGTGGTCTTCAGCTCTCCACCAGTGAAAAGACCTTCGAGCTTCTGGACAGTGAGGGTCCGGGGCTCAGCCTGAGGGGTCTCTCCAGCAGCCTGCGCACATCCTCTCCCATCCGCCGCCCCTCTCCGAACCGCAGCAGCTCCCCGAGACGCAGCCTGTCTCCGGCCTTCCGTGACTCCGCGCTGTCCGCCGTGCACTCGGCTCTCCAGAGGCGCCAGCTGCTGATCCAG GAGCTGCGGGGGCGGCTGGAGGCCGGGCAGGAGACGGTGGGCACGCTGCGGAAACAGCTGAGTGACGGCGAGAACGACCGCAGGGTCCTGGAGCAGAAAATAACGCAACTGCAGAAAGATCTGGACTCGTCCACTATGAGCAAAGATGACGCGGAGCTGACGCTCTCCAGACTGCGCAGCAACTTGGAGCAGCTGAACAG TGACCGCACCGCCCTGGAGCGCAGCGTCCACAACCTGCAGGACCAGCTGGAGACGCAGCGTCAGGAGGCTGAGAAGCTGCAGCTTGCGAACAGCGACCTACAGCGGCAGAGAGACCTCCTACAGGAGGAGAAGGATGACCTCTGCCAGGACCTTGACCGAGCCAAGCGAGAGGTGGACAGAGG GAACAAGAGCCAGGAGCTGCTGGATGTGAGGCTTTCGGACCTCAGGAAAGAGCTGGTCTGGGTGAAAGAGGTTCTGCATCAGTCCAACCTGGAGAAGGAGGTGCTGGAGACCGAGAAGACGGACATCGCCCAGGCGCTATCCAAG GCGGAGATACACCGGGCCGAGCTGGAGCTGGCGCTGAACCGGCAGAGGACGGAGGAGGCTTGTGTGCGAGATGCGTTGTCCAAGATGAGTGCCCTGAACGAGAGCCTGGCCCAGGACAAGACCGAGCTCAACAGGGTCATAGCTCAG CTGGAGCAGCAGCGATCCTCCCTGCAGGGGCAGAAGCATGAAGTGGAGCAGGAGAAGGCCTCCATCAGGGACGAGCTGGTCCGCCTGGAGCAGGAGAAGCTGGAGCTGGACAGCGAGCGCTACGGGCTGGATAACTCCCTGCAGGCCATGGAGCAGAGCCGGGAGAAGCTTCTGCAGGAGCAGCAGGTGCTGCGCAAAGACCGGGCCAATGTGCAAGAGCAGCTGGGGCAG TTGAGCCGTCAGAGGAATGTCCTCAGCGAGGACCTGGTGCAGAGTCGCAGGGAGGTGGAGCTGCAGAGCGAGAGCCTCCTCCGCGCCTCCAGAGAGAAAGAGGCGCTGATGAAAGAGAAAGGCAGCCTGGTGGTCCAGCTGACCGCCTCCGAGAGAGAGAACCGGGCGCAGGCGGAGGAGATGGCCGCCCTCAG GTCGGAGAAGGAAGCGCTGGAAACGGCCCTGTTCGACGTCCAGCAGCAGCTCGCCCACATCACCCACCGCCGAGAACAGCTGGAGGGAGAGGCGCAGGGTCTGCGGCTGGCGAAGGAGGCGTTACAGG TGGAGGCCAGCGCAGCACAGAGGCTGATGGAGGCCGAGATCGTGAAGCTGGAGCAGGACAAGGAGGCCATGAGCCAGAAACTGCTCTGCATAGAGGAGGAAGCGAAGATCACCCTGAAGAGCAGAGAGAAGGCGCACGAAGACGACGTGGAGCGGCTGCTGCAGGAGAAG GATGCCGTCCGCCTGGAGCTGCAGGCGGAGAAGGAAGAGTTACTCCGCCGGCTGACGCAGGAGCGCGAGGAGCTGCTGGCGCGGTACGAGACGGAGCGCGAGGAGCTGAGCGAGGAGATAGCGGTGCTGCAGCAGGAGCGCGACGACGGCTTGTTACAGGCGGAGAGCGAGAAGCAGCAG GCTTTATCACTGAAGGAGTCCGAAAAAGTCACTCTAAGTGAGAAACTGGGCAGCGCTCACAGCACAATGGCCGCCCTGACCCTGGAGATGGAGCGACACAAGCGGGAGAGCCAGGCGAGGCAAGAGCAGGAGCGG AATGCCATCGTCGCCCTGAACTCTGAGCTGAAGACTCTCCGGGTGCAGTATGAAGAATCTCTGGCGTCTCATGAGCGAGAGCTGAAGACTCTCCATGAACAAATCCGCGAGCTGGGGCGACAGCGAGAGTCGGCGCTGCGGGAG GTAGACGAGCTAAAGACTCAGCTGTGTGTGGTGGAGGACGCCAGGGACGCCGTGCGCCGGGAGCTGATCGAATCTCACCGTCGTGTGCGGGAAAATCAAGAGGCGGCCGAGCTCCACAAGAAGGAAGTCCTGGAGCTGCGCCGATCGCTCAACGATGAGTCCAAAGAGAAGGAAGCCGTGCAGAGATCCAACGAGGAGCTGCGGGGAGCAGTGCGGCGGGCCGAGAGCGAGCGCATCAG CTTGAAGCGCTCTAATGAGGAGAAGGTGCAGAGATGTTCGGTGCTGGAAGAGTCTCGCGCAGCTTCAGAGAAGGACTCTGCGGATCTGCGCAGCAGCCTGCGGGAGGTGGAGCGCTCTCGGCTGGAGGCGCGGAGGGAACTGCAGGATCTGCGCAGACAG CTgaaggttctggatgatgagggtgCTCAGCGCGGCCGGGATCTGGCTGAGGTGCAGGCGCGTCTTTCTCTGTGTGAACAGCGCGAAGAAGAGGCGCGCAGAGACGGCTTCACCCTGAAACAGAAGCTCATGGAGACGGAGAGCGGCCGCGATGCCGCCAGGAAGGAG CTCAGCGCCCTCCAGAGGAAGCTGTCAGAAGTGGAGGGCGACTTCAGCCTCCGGGAGAGGGAGCTTCAGGGCAACCTGGAGGAAGCGCGGGGCAACGAGAAGAAGCTGCTGGACAACAGCCGCAACCTGGAGATCAAGCTGCTGGCGTCCCAGGAGGAGGCCGTCCAGTTGGGCCTGAGGCTGAGCGCCAGCGAGGGCCGCGTGCACGGGCTGGAGGCCGAACTGTCCCGGCTCGAGGGGCTGAAGAGGGAGCTGGAGTTTAAGCTCGGCAGCGTCCACTCCGCCCTGAGGAGGACTCTGGGGATCGGCCGCACCGGACGTACGCCGAGCCCAGCTGTGAGGGGCCGCAGTGGCTCCCCCAAGAGGACGTTCTCCCCACTGAAGG GATATGACAACACCTACACCACCACCACTGACGGGCGCGGCAGCCCCATCCCCCGCACAGGAAGCCCGGAACGCAGCAAGACCCCCGAGAGGGCGACGTCTCCCACACGCGGGGAGCCGCTGACAGCTGACATTGACCCGGAGGTGATTCGTGGCGCCCTGCGGGACTTCCTGCAAGAACTGCGGGACACTCAGCGAGAGCGG GACGATCTGCGCACCCAGGCGGGCGCCGCGGCTCGGCAGATGGTGGAGATGGAGGCTGAGAAGGATGGAGCAACCACCCGGGTGCAGCAGCTGCAGAAAGTGCTGTCAGAGGTGGAGGAGG GGAAGCGCGCCACGGACGGGAAGCTCAGCAACGTGCAGACCACCCTCATCCTGCAGGAGGAATCGCTGCAACGTTACGACAGGGAGCGCAAGATGGCATTGGAGAAAGTGGCCAGCCTGGAGCGTAGCCTACAGGCGGCCGAGAGCGAGCAGCGGGTGGCCCAG GAAAAAGTAAATAAAATGAAAACAAACGAAGCAAAACTCGACGGAGACAAACGGCGCCTGAAGGAAGTGCTGGACGCTGCCGAGAATCGCAACACGAAGCTGGAGCTGTCCCGGAGGAGACTGGAAGGAGAACTGCAGAGGGTCCGGCTGGTCCTGGCCGATCGCGAGGCTGAGATGCAAGAAACGCAGCAGCAGATAGAAGGGCTGCAGAGACAG GTGTCGGACAGCGAGGTGAAGGTGGGCTCTCTGCAGATGTGTGTAGACCGCCTGAACATGACACTAGGGAGGGTCCAGGACAGTGAGAACTCGTTGAAGGAGAAGGTGCAAAGTTTGTCGGCCGCGCTCTCGGAGAGTGTATCCAGCAGCAGCTCCTCGCAAAAGAAGATGGGGCAGCTGCAGAAGATGGTGACCACCAGCGACCATGAGCGCCGCATCCTGCAG GAGCGTCTGGAGGCAGCGCGGCTCACCGTGGCGGATGGGAAGAAGCAGAACGCGGGGTTAATTGAGCAGATGCAGGAACTAAAGGACAAAATGGCTGATGGAGAACTGCGCCGCACGGAGCTGGAAGGACAAGTGCGCCACCTGCAGGAG CTTCTTCGGCAGCATCAGGAATGTGACGGCGTCTCTGTGCGCAACCTCCAGAAGCTGCAGGAAGAGCGCGACGTTCTGCAGGAGCGGCTGTGCGGGCTGCAGCGGGCGGTGGCTCAGCTGGAGGGCGAGAAGCGGGAGATGGAGCGTTCAtctctgcggctggagaaggacaaGAGCGCCCTGAAGAAGATGCTGGACAAG GCGCAGATCGCAGACATGGAGCAGACGCATTCTCAGAGCCTGATGGAGGCGGCCGCGCGGCATCGGCAGGAGCTGCAGGTGGAGATTGAGAGACTGCGGAGCGCGCAGACCCAGGCCGAGCGCACGCTGGATGCCAGGGAGAAAGCACACCGCCAGCGGATCCGTggcctggaggaacag ATCTCCACCCTGAAGGAGCAGCTGCAGCAGGAACTGCGCCGGGGCCAGTCTCACTATGCGCCGCCGCTGCTCTCCGGGAAGTGA